In Verrucomicrobiia bacterium, the genomic stretch CTCAAGGTGCGGGGCATCGGTCTGGGCGTGGCCGGCGTGCTGTTTGCCGGGATCCTCTTCGGCCACCTCGGCTTCAGCCTCGAACCCTCGACCCTGGCGTTCGTCCGGGAGTTCGGACTGATCCTGTTCGTTTATACGATCGGGATGCAGGTGGGGCCCGGCTTCGTGGCGTCCCTGCGGAAGGAGGGATTCCGCATGAACGTCCTGGCGGCCGCCATCGTGTTGCTGGGCGGACTGCTGACCGTCGGGCTCGGCCTGCTCTTCCGGCAGGATCTGGCCGCGATGATGGGCGTGTTCGCCGGGGCGACGACCAACACCCCGGCCCTTGGAGCGGCCCAGGAGGCGTTGAAGGCCCTCCCCGGCGGGGCGGAACGCGCGCCCCTCGCCGGCATGGGATACGCCGTGGCCTATCCCGGCGGGATCGCCGGCCTGATCTTCGCCATGCTCTTCTTCAAGGCGGTCTTCCGGGTCCAGCCCGAGGCCGAGGCCGAAGCGCTCCGGCGCGAAGAGGAAGCCGCCCGGCCCCGGTTGCGACGCATGAACCTCACGGTCGAGAACGCCAATCTCGACGGCGTCGCCGTGTCGGAACTGCCCGGGCTTCGCGAGCTGGGCGTGACCCTTTCGCGCATCAAACCCGGCGGGGAGGAAACCGTGCGGCCGGTACGTGCGGAGACCCGGCTGCACCGTGGCGACATCCTCCTTGCGGTGGGCACGGAGGCGAGCCTGCAGCGCTTCCGCCTCATCGTGGGCCGCGAAGCCGCCGAGGATCTCATGCAACTCCCGGGCGAGGTCACCACCCGGCGTGTGGTGGTCACCCGCCGCGAGGCGCTCGGCGAAACCCTCGAACGCCTCGACCCGCCAGGCCGCCTCGGCGTCACCCTCACCCGCATCAGCCGCGGCGAGGTCGAATTGTCGCCCACCCCCGGCATGCGGCTCCAGTTCGGCGACATCGTCCAGGTGGTGGGCCGCGACGAGGACATCCAACGGGCGGCGACCGCCCTGGGCAACTCCGCCCAGGCTCTGCACCAGACCAACTTCCTCGCCATCTTCGTCGGCATCGCCCTTGGCGTCCTCGTCGGCCTTTACCCCCTCGACATTCCGGGA encodes the following:
- a CDS encoding putative transporter, which gives rise to MNEIASWQAAHPVASAVLILSGVAVAGLALGNLKVRGIGLGVAGVLFAGILFGHLGFSLEPSTLAFVREFGLILFVYTIGMQVGPGFVASLRKEGFRMNVLAAAIVLLGGLLTVGLGLLFRQDLAAMMGVFAGATTNTPALGAAQEALKALPGGAERAPLAGMGYAVAYPGGIAGLIFAMLFFKAVFRVQPEAEAEALRREEEAARPRLRRMNLTVENANLDGVAVSELPGLRELGVTLSRIKPGGEETVRPVRAETRLHRGDILLAVGTEASLQRFRLIVGREAAEDLMQLPGEVTTRRVVVTRREALGETLERLDPPGRLGVTLTRISRGEVELSPTPGMRLQFGDIVQVVGRDEDIQRAATALGNSAQALHQTNFLAIFVGIALGVLVGLYPLDIPGLPMPLRLGLAGGPLVVALIISRLGQIGPVVWHMPFNANLALRGLGLTLFLACVGLASGGQFMATLRSGAGLIWMGLGMIVTLVPLLIVGWLGRRWVGLRFASLCGLLAGSLTDPPALAFATGMNKSEAPTYAYATVYPLTMLLRILVAQVLTLVFCN